DNA sequence from the Orcinus orca chromosome 2, mOrcOrc1.1, whole genome shotgun sequence genome:
ATACATTTTGACCATTTCTTTCCTGGCATAGAGAGGTAATGAGAAACTACTCGATCGTATGGCATGTCCTTGTATTACATCATGACAGGTTCTAGCAGTGTCCAGGGAAGGCCATTATGTCCAGGATCAAAACATTCCTGCTATTGAGGCAGTCTAATGAAACTAGTTTAGGAAGTAACTTACGGAAGCGGTACTCCTGTTTCAAATCAAGCACCAAAGGAAATCACTAATTTTAGACAAAGGCAGACTACTGTCCCACCTTTACATCTAGGAGCCAAATAATTAGATGGCTGTGTGTAGTGCTGGAAGAGGTCGACCTATTCTCTTTTTAGGAGGCACGAGTGAAACTGAAACCTCCCAAATTAGCTAGCTGTATCTGAGATAGACTTAGTGATCTAAAAGTGTATCAATGCCTGTCTGAAATTACTCCCATTTTGATTTAAAGATACCAACCTGTCCATCTCTGGTTTCAACCGTCTTAATCAGAAGTGTCCTTTTTGAATGGGTGTCAACCAGAGGGAGTGAATCCAGATTGGTttctgaataaagaaaacaggtccaaaatgagtaaaaatgaaactttttaaaaggcaAGAGATGATTTTGTCCAAAGAATTATGATTTTTTGTTCATGATTGTTTAAAGCACTATTCCCAAAATAATTCTAAAGACTATCACCTGTTTTAAAACCCAGAGGCTAACAACACTAGCATCAGGATGAGACGGACTACTTCAGTGTATCccacaggagggaaaaaaaatggaatttcacTTTAACTGGACGTAGAAAATGTAAGACAGTACTTGTTTGAAAATTATGCCTATCTTAGAGAATTTTCTCTTGTATGGCATTTTTcaagtatcattttaaaaatgaatgctttATAAACAGAATGGTTACAAGCTGCTAACATTtttcatagggacttccctggcggtccagtggttaggactccgtacttccactgcagggggcccgggtctgatcccacatgccgcgcagtgcagccgaaaaaataaaatatttcataaaggaGAATCAAATGCTTACCCCTCAGGTTCAGGGAAGAAAAGTTTGGAAGAGGCAGAGCAATCCTAGAAAGAGTTTATGAAGAAAAACAGTAACCTTTTCGGAAAACAACAAGGAATACATTTATACACTTCGTATTTTCATCAAATAAGAAGATTTACAATCCACAGGTGAGGGATTTGCTTCAGAAGCATCTACCTATGATCGGTCTCATtagtacatttaaatattttactccaaGCATTTTCTCCAAGGGGCTGGAGGTGTGACAGAGTGACTCTCGTTTTTCACAGAATCAATCGTAGGTTGAAATCCCAGCTCAGATATTGATTAACTGACTAGGACAAAAGAACTCAGATCTCCAGATCTGAACGgaaggttcctcatctgtaaaaagtggtAAATAGCTACCTTGAAGCAAGGctctgaagatgaaatgagatgatgcatggaAAGCAAGGGGCATAATACCTCACACAGGGCAGCTTGGCATTCACTCCCACGAGCCCCCCGTTCCCCAcctgctctcctctccttccagcaGCTTCCTGTAGGTGGCAATCTCGATGTCGAGAGCCATCTTAACATTCAGCAGATCTTGGTATTCACGCAGGTGACGAGCCATCTCTTCCTTCATGTTCTGAATCTCGTCCTGCAGGCGGCCAATAGTGTCTTGGTAGTTAGCAGCTTCCACGGAAAAGTTCTCTTCCATTTCACGCATCTGGCGTTCCAGAGACTCGTTCTGCAGGAGAGATGAGAAAGGCTGTTTATTTCCCagaaacaaacgaacaaacagaGCTATCCCCCCAACCATTTCCAGACCATTTGCAATCCCTTTCCCTAGCAGCAAATGGGGAACGCTCCCATTTTCAGTGGAAAATACAAGTACCGAGTCCCCTTCCTAGTGGAAGCAATAATATAGGTAAACTAAAACCTTGGGATCTCCAAGttctttttgaaaatgtcttGACAACTCATTTTAGTCTTTGgactaaaatgtaaatttttctccctttgagCAAAGTTTTCTTCCGATAGCACCCTGAGCTTGGCCACCTGAAATGGGTCCAAGCTGGTGATTGGCCCTCTCTTGCGCTGTGATACTCACGGTGCCTTTGAGGGCATCCACCTCGCAGGTGAGGGACTGCACCTGCCGACGGTACTCGTTCGACTCCTGCTTGGCCTGGCGCAGGGCATCGTTGTTGCGGTTAGCAGCCTCGGAGAGGTCAGCGAACTGTCAGGGAGGAAGCAGAAACCTGGGTCACCTACGTGCCTCGTCCACAAGTCCTCTGAGGTTCTACCTGGCCCAGATAATGGAGACGGCTTAAAGACGGCAGACAGACAAATACGTAAACAAGGCATGATACCAACCAACTTTTACACTCAAAGCTCAAATTGCAACATGTTCCAGGATACGCCTAATTTGTTTTGAAAACCAAAGGAAATGAGGTGGAAGGCCAATGTTGAGATTTCCAAGTAGAAATTCCCTCTGTTTCCCTCGTTTTCAAAGGGTGGAGGTCAAGGGCAAGAGGGTGACCTGGAAGTACGGTGACAGCGGGGCAGTGGCAAGGGCGTCTGCTATTCTAACGGAGGGGGTGTGAGTTGCGGGGAGGAGGCAGCAAGAGATAAAACTCGCGCAGGAGGAAAAGCCAGCTAAACGTGGCAGTACTTAGGAATCACAGACAGGTACAGCGTTTTCAGAAAAGAATGCTTTTCTTCCGATCCAGCCACACTTGCTCGTTTCGCACCTTGGACTTGTACCACTCCTCAGCCTCCTGGAGGTTCTTGGCGGCCACGCTCTCGTACTGCTGGCGGACGTCACGCAGGGCAGCCGTGAGGTCGGGCTTGGAAACATCCATATCGATCTGGACGTGCTGTTCTTGAATCTGGGCCTGCAGCTCCTGGATTTcctgaggaaagaaaagggagaaggtcGGAGTCGGGGTGCTGATCCCGGCCGCGAGATTTCTGATCAGGATTGTTAAAATGAGTCTGCGGAAGCAAACACCCAGTGACTTCCTGAAGCAAATCATCGGATGACCAGTCGTGGTAAAATTAAATTCCGGAGTGGATTACCGAGGGGTCCTGACTTGCCTGGATGGCTATATGAATATAGCCTTGGAGCAGACAGAGGAGTATGTAAATGGACAGCTGAAGAATAAGTACGGGGATGCATTTATCCGAGGAAACAATGTGTTGTACATAAGTACACAGAAGAGGAGGATGTGAAGACACCTAGAGTGCCATACTTCTCACACTCGGATATgttttttattaagttttttggttcttctgtcATATAATTTGTCCTATTTTGTCATAGTTGGTGATTTTTCACTGACACGTGAGTgagataaatgtataaaattgtGGATTTAATTGTAAAGAGTTCTTTCATATTTAAGTTGCAGTCATTTTCTTTTACCTCTATGTCAGTGAGCAGAAAgcaaaaagaattttcaaaaaagagaaaatctttctcCCTACATGATTTGTAACTGAAGTCTCAAACAACACCGTTTGATTTGCCTGCTTTGCTTGTGGGACTGACTGAAATGATGGACGTGAGGACAATTAAAACATTTGTAgagacggaaaaaaaaaaaaaaaaaaagggagaaggtcAGCCGTGCCAAGTACGGGGGGCAGCTTCACCCACAGTGGTTCACACACTGTGATTCCTCTTACCTCATCGTGTAGTTTCTTCAAAAAGGCAATCTCTTCTTGCAAGGATTCCACTTTACGCTCCAGGTCCAGACGTGCCAAAGAAGCATTGTCAACATcctgtttccaaaagagaaaagacagggcATGAAGGAGGATGCTAACGTCTGTGGCCTATCCCATGTATTCATTTCAAATGAACTCTATGAACTTATGTCTCTTTATTATAAAGAAGGGCACTGACGAATTTTATACCCTTCGAAGAAGTTTGTAAATCACCCCCATGCTACagcatactgtttttttttttcttcagtaacaAATTTGAATTGCGGTCTGCTGAGTTGTACTCAAGGTGACCAgtagacaattttaaaataaataaataagtgtatgCCAACATGGTAGGCTGCGGTCAATCCATTATTATTGAATCCACGTTATATCAGTGAAGtttctattacttttttaaatctaGGAAATCAATGCCACAGCATTTGGGGGGTTCACATCATGGAACAGTAGGATGATGGGAGTCCGTCAGGTTTCACAACTTGGCGTGTATGTGAGAACGTGCAGAACAGAAATTAGTGCTCCAGAAGTGTCAGCAGGTAGTACATAAGCTCTTTTATCCCCGCCTCTACTCAAACCTTTTGAAATTTATCCTCGGGATCCCAAGCAAGTCATCTGGCACTCAAGCTACAAGGCTAGATTCATACGCCAATTCAGGATGTGCTCTGGCACAAATGTAGTTCAGGCAAATAAGGAACAAGAAGTGTAACCCTGAACTGTATTTGCTTTGCTTCCTCTGGTAGATTTTTCTCCTGGAACTCCCCTATCTCATCCCACAAGGGTGTGGCCACATCTCTTTCACTTAGCTCTGTGTCAGTTTGGTTCCTCAGCTTGTTTCAGAATGACTGATCAAAATGCATACGGTGTTAACTGTATGTAAAATTTTTGCTGCTCTGGTCTCCTTCTCTGTTTCCACAATCTGTAAACTGCTACAGCCCAAAGATTTAATTTCCTCTGAAGGGAATGTCATGAGGATTTTTATACCTCTTATCTTGTAAGCAGTTATATTTGGAGTACAGTTTATAGCTTTACAGTCTTAAAATATTGACATGCTTCTATCACCTTCATGGAAAAATGAGTGAGGAGTAAGTGATAAAAAAAGATCAGCCTTGgagaaaaaatttcatttttgcttGCTGTTAAACCCTACAAAAGATATACAGGATGATTTACTCTATAGAAAAGTTCAGTGGGTCACATTCTACTTCTTCGAAGAGAATGTGAGGGGTCTTACCTCATCCCTAAATAGGGACAATTTATACTAATATTGTTTTACATGAGGTTGCTACTGGGGGTAGAAAACACTACAGACATGATGATCAGAAATGCCCCACGACTAAAATAAACTACTCATTGCTGTGTTTAATTTGGTAAATGTATTTCTGCCTCAAAATGTTATTCTAGACTGTTCGTGTGAAGGAGCTTTTATAGCCGTCCCAGTAAGTGTTCAGGAGAATGCAACTATGCTGGCGACTCTTCCTGCTTTGGGATTccaattttaagttaaaaatcatTTAAGGCCATCTATCTTTGGAGCAAGAAAACCTTTTACTTAAAACCCCACTCTTCATTTTCAGGTTTATGCTTTATGGAGAGGACATGCTAAGGAATACAAAGGTTCAAAGAAGAAAGGCCTTTCCACATGTGAGGTATGACTGTAGCTTTAAGAAGTCTTCACATCGCATACTTGGAGTCTGGGCCAGATATTAGATAACGGATGTTAGCAAATACTTGTGTCCAATTAGAACGGTGCTTGCATCATTACATAGTCAGTAAGAATGCAGCCTGTTGCAAAGCGTCTCTGGGAACACAAAGACTCCTATTCTTTCCAGCCAGAACGGCCCCACTTGCCAGGATGTCTGTATCTACATTCCACAGCGAAGCCTGTAGAAACCATTAATACCTTTCAGCCAATAGTTGTGCATAGGGATACTGCTATCTAAGCTTAGGGCCACAGTAGAACTTGCAGCGAAGCGAAGAAAAGAAACTTGCTGGCTTAAGTCCAGTTAAACTAAGTTTCTTATCCTccaatacattttacatttgaaaCTACAGGGCAGAACTGCGCTTTTGGGGGCCTTGTAAAAGGAAGCCAACTTGACTTTGGCAAACCGCCATCTAAATCAAACTGTAACTGTTCGAGATCAGAATATCAACGTGTtgcaaaaatgaaacagaaaaaatgatttgtttggaaaaaaaatcttgaaacaaagTAAAAAGTTAAAGACTTCCCTTTATGTCCTAGAGAACGGTTTGATTATTCAAGGGTTTTTGTCCGGAGCAGCTCCGAACTGCGGTCTTTCTGCCACTAGGGGGCTTGGAGCGCAGACGTGAAGTTTGGCACGATTTATACTTGGGTTAAAGCAACTTTTAGAACTGCTCGTGGGGCGCGTGGGTGGGTGGCGTCCGGTGGCTGCGAGTGGGAACAGAATCTACAAACCTGTCTGAAAGACTGCAGGGTGCTCTCGGCTTCCTCCCTCTGAAGCATCTCCTCCTGCAACCTGAAACAGGCGCGCGTTAACCACAGGGGCACGGGGAAACCGCCAGGGGCGGGGCGACCACACCCAAACACCCCAACGTGGCCGCCAGACCAGCGCTGCTGCGCCACCTCCGCGGGCAGCCAGCGACCGCGGCTTTTGGGGCTGCTGCCCTCGGCTAGTTTGAGCGGGGCCTTGGCCACCGCGTGGAAAGGCAATCACGGTTGCCACCATGACCTGCGAGACGACCGCCACCACCCCACCCCGGAGGAGACTCTGCAGTCCCTTTGTCTCGCTCCCTGCACGGCCCCGTGGCTGGCAGCCCGCcgtgggaggggtgggaagggggggCAGGAAACTTTCTCAAAGTTTGGGGAAGTCGCACGCATCGTTTGCAAGGGGCTTCGAGGACAGACAGAGCGGTAGTTTTAAGAAATCTGAAACTTTCTGAGACAGGCGTTCTTGGGCAAATGAGTGGGGCTAGAGAGGAAACGCTAACTTGCAAGATCTGGGTTCAGGGCGGGGCCGCGCCGCAGCAGTCACAGCCCTGCTCCCCCGCTGTCCCCCGGGCAGCCGCCGCCCGGGCCACATCCCCAAGGGCGTGGCGGCTCcgcttcccctctccttccctcccgcgGCCCCGCGTGGGCGCCTCCTTACTTCTCCCGGAGACGCATGATGTCCTCGGACAGGTTGTCGCGCTCCACCTCGACGCGGGCTTTGTCGTTGGTGAGTTGGTCCACCTGCCGGCGCAGCTCTCGCATCTCCTCCTCGTAGAGGTCCCCCAGGCGCGACTTGCCCTGGCCCTTGAGCTGCTCGAGCTCGGCCAGCAGGATCTTGTTCTGCTGCTCCAGGAAGCGCACCTTGTCGATGTAGTTGGCGAAGCGGTCGTTCAGCTCCTGCAGCTCCACCTTCTCGTTGGTGCGGGTGTTCTTGAACTCGGTGTTGATGGCGTCGGCCAGCGAGAAGTCCACCGAGTCCTGCAGCAGGCGCACGCCGGGCACGCTGCTCCGCAGGCGCATGGCCGCGGAGCGCGTGGCGTACACGCCGCCCGGGGACGAGGCGTAGAGGCTGCGGCTGGTGCCGGGGCGCAGCGCGCTGCCCAGGCTGTAGGTGCGGGTGGCCGTGGTCACGTAGCTCCGGCTGGAGCTCGGCCGGCTCGCGGTGCCGGGGCCGCCGAACATCCTGCGGTAGGAGGACGAGGACACGGACCTGCTGGACATGACTGCAGAGGGCGGCGGTGGGCTGGGCGGCTGCGGTGGCGCGGGCTAGCTCCGGGAGGAGAGGCGCGCGAGGGCGCGGTGGGTGTGGGCAAAGGGAGCGCTGCTGAGTCTCTGGCGCGGGGAGGCCGGAGCGAGAGTGGCAGAGGACGGGACCCCGCCGAGGGCGCAGATTTTATAAGCCGGTTAGGAAGCAGGGTCCCCTCCCACTGCCATCCCGGAGGCAGAGTGCGCCAACCAATGGGGAAGGCTGGGCGGGGGGTTAGGGCGGGGGCGCCCTGGAGCCTTGCTCCTCCCCCGTCCTCCGCCCTGGGGACTGGGTACAGTCTCGGTTACTTCATGGCTGGGCTGGGGATTTCGGGGGCTTTCCTGATGGTGGCCCGGGCTCTGCTCACCTCTGGGTGCTGAAAAAGGCGGGGTCGCTCAGTGGTGGGGGGACCCGCCCGGGACTGGACCGGAGGGGTCCCGGGCACCGAGCCAGAGCGGCGCGGGAGGGGCGCGCAGCAACGGGGCTGCGGTCCGCAGGGAGCGGGTGGGTGGGGAGACCCGCGGGAAGAGGGGGAGTGCGGGTTCCAGCAGATCGGAAGGCGTggacaaagaaacaaagagggtCTGGGATTGGAGCGCGAGGTGGGAGCGCGCACAGCCCGGGACGCAGGGCTCGAGCCCCCCGCGCAGCCTTGCGCACCGCCTGCTGCGGAAGGGGCGTCGGTCGGGCCCCATCTCTCTTCGCCCTCTAGTCTTGGAGAGCCCTCTCCGGGGACCTGACGGGCTGGGTCCGGCTTTGGGCGGCGGGAACTGCGAGGAAAGCCCGGGGGAGATGGGTGGGGTCGCTGAGTCACTGGCGGCGAGTCATTGCGCCGGGC
Encoded proteins:
- the VIM gene encoding vimentin isoform X2, encoding MSSRSVSSSSYRRMFGGPGTASRPSSSRSYVTTATRTYSLGSALRPGTSRSLYASSPGGVYATRSAAMRLRSSVPGVRLLQDSVDFSLADAINTEFKNTRTNEKVELQELNDRFANYIDKVRFLEQQNKILLAELEQLKGQGKSRLGDLYEEEMRELRRQVDQLTNDKARVEVERDNLSEDIMRLREKLQEEMLQREEAESTLQSFRQDVDNASLARLDLERKVESLQEEIAFLKKLHDEEIQELQAQIQEQHVQIDMDVSKPDLTAALRDVRQQYESVAAKNLQEAEEWYKSKFADLSEAANRNNDALRQAKQESNEYRRQVQSLTCEVDALKGTNESLERQMREMEENFSVEAANYQDTIGRLQDEIQNMKEEMARHLREYQDLLNVKMALDIEIATYRKLLEGEESRNQSGFTPSG
- the VIM gene encoding vimentin isoform X1; amino-acid sequence: MSSRSVSSSSYRRMFGGPGTASRPSSSRSYVTTATRTYSLGSALRPGTSRSLYASSPGGVYATRSAAMRLRSSVPGVRLLQDSVDFSLADAINTEFKNTRTNEKVELQELNDRFANYIDKVRFLEQQNKILLAELEQLKGQGKSRLGDLYEEEMRELRRQVDQLTNDKARVEVERDNLSEDIMRLREKLQEEMLQREEAESTLQSFRQDVDNASLARLDLERKVESLQEEIAFLKKLHDEEIQELQAQIQEQHVQIDMDVSKPDLTAALRDVRQQYESVAAKNLQEAEEWYKSKFADLSEAANRNNDALRQAKQESNEYRRQVQSLTCEVDALKGTNESLERQMREMEENFSVEAANYQDTIGRLQDEIQNMKEEMARHLREYQDLLNVKMALDIEIATYRKLLEGEESRIALPLPNFSSLNLRETNLDSLPLVDTHSKRTLLIKTVETRDGQVINETSQHHDDLE